The following are encoded in a window of Kaistia algarum genomic DNA:
- a CDS encoding MFS transporter, giving the protein MSSPAATARRSAAPAAPANPRSRVILASLVGTTIEFYDFYVYATAAVLVFPHLFLPAGNPTTALLASFAIFGAAMVARPLGAIFFGHLGDRRGRKITLVGALLTMGVATFLIGCLPTYPSVGWFAPLFLVILRLAQGFALGGEWSGAALVATENAPAGKRAIFGTFPQLGAPIGFIIANGLFLIIAWLLPSDDPTRPSDAFLAWGWRIPFLFSAVMVIVGLWVRLHLVESAAFEKTVKSGKVQKVPLASAFQLHWRELILGTFYMLATYVLFYLMTTFSLSYGRAAIDGKLPGLGYNYTTFVMMMIIGVVFFGIFTLVSGPWAERHGRRKTLIGVTLGIILFGLLWVPMLSAGTIGVMAWLILGFTLMGLTFGPMGALLPELFPANVRYTGSGVSYNVSSILGAAVAPFIAVALWSYGGGSPFYVGLYLSAMAVLTLIALLLGKETQHVDMEA; this is encoded by the coding sequence ATGTCCTCCCCCGCTGCCACTGCGCGCCGTTCCGCCGCCCCGGCCGCTCCTGCCAATCCGCGCTCTCGCGTGATCCTGGCGAGCCTCGTCGGCACGACGATCGAATTCTATGATTTCTACGTCTATGCTACGGCCGCGGTGCTGGTGTTCCCGCATCTGTTCTTACCAGCCGGCAATCCGACGACGGCGCTGCTCGCCTCCTTCGCGATCTTTGGCGCGGCGATGGTGGCGCGCCCGCTCGGCGCGATCTTCTTCGGACATCTGGGCGACCGCCGCGGCCGCAAGATCACGCTGGTCGGAGCGCTGCTCACCATGGGCGTCGCCACCTTCCTGATCGGCTGCCTGCCGACTTATCCGAGCGTCGGCTGGTTCGCCCCGCTGTTCCTCGTCATATTGCGCCTCGCTCAGGGCTTCGCGCTTGGCGGCGAATGGAGCGGCGCGGCGCTGGTCGCGACGGAAAACGCCCCGGCCGGCAAGCGCGCCATCTTCGGCACCTTCCCGCAGCTCGGCGCGCCGATCGGCTTCATCATCGCCAACGGCCTCTTTCTGATCATCGCCTGGCTGCTGCCTTCCGATGATCCGACGCGCCCGTCCGACGCCTTCCTCGCCTGGGGCTGGCGCATTCCATTCCTGTTCTCGGCCGTGATGGTGATCGTCGGCCTCTGGGTCCGCCTGCATCTCGTCGAAAGCGCGGCCTTCGAGAAGACGGTGAAGAGCGGCAAGGTGCAGAAGGTCCCGCTCGCGAGCGCCTTCCAGTTGCACTGGCGCGAACTGATCCTCGGCACGTTCTACATGCTGGCGACCTACGTCCTCTTCTATCTGATGACGACGTTCTCGCTCTCCTATGGCCGCGCCGCCATCGACGGCAAGCTTCCCGGACTTGGGTATAACTACACGACCTTCGTGATGATGATGATCATCGGCGTCGTGTTCTTCGGCATCTTCACGCTGGTCTCGGGCCCCTGGGCCGAGCGGCATGGCCGCCGCAAGACGCTGATCGGCGTCACACTCGGCATCATCCTCTTCGGCCTGCTCTGGGTGCCGATGCTCTCGGCCGGCACGATCGGCGTGATGGCCTGGCTCATTCTCGGCTTCACGCTGATGGGCCTGACCTTCGGGCCGATGGGCGCGCTGCTGCCGGAACTGTTCCCGGCCAATGTCCGCTACACCGGCTCGGGCGTCTCCTACAATGTCTCGTCGATCCTGGGCGCGGCGGTCGCGCCCTTCATCGCGGTGGCGCTGTGGAGCTATGGCGGCGGCAGCCCATTCTATGTCGGGCTCTACCTCTCGGCCATGGCGGTGCTGACGCTGATCGCGCTGCTCCTCGGCAAAGAGACGCAGCACGTCGACATGGAGGCCTGA
- a CDS encoding SDR family NAD(P)-dependent oxidoreductase: protein MTDLPSFDLSGRVALVTGAGRGLGRAIALALAAQGADIALGLRDAASDGGLAAEIEAMGRRALKLPMDVMQLPQAYAAVDTVIAQWGAIDILVNNAGGGVGSMLTESSEDEFDFTVDFNVKSTFFLTQYVGRHMLARGAGSIINIGSQAGAIALPGEGIYCLAKAAVAHMTKCFAVEWGARNVRVNCVAPTFIETDGTADMLSDVDFRADVIERIAALHRIGEPKEVAGAVVFLASDAASLVTGQTLLVDGGWTAR, encoded by the coding sequence ATGACCGATCTGCCGAGCTTCGACCTTTCCGGGCGCGTCGCGCTCGTCACCGGCGCCGGGCGCGGGCTCGGGCGGGCCATCGCGCTGGCGCTGGCAGCCCAGGGCGCCGATATCGCGCTCGGGCTTCGCGACGCGGCCAGCGATGGCGGACTCGCGGCCGAGATCGAGGCGATGGGCCGGCGCGCGCTCAAGCTGCCGATGGATGTGATGCAGCTGCCGCAGGCCTATGCGGCGGTGGACACGGTGATCGCGCAGTGGGGCGCCATCGACATTCTGGTCAATAATGCCGGCGGCGGCGTCGGCTCGATGCTGACGGAGTCGAGCGAGGACGAGTTCGATTTCACCGTCGATTTCAACGTGAAGTCGACCTTTTTCCTGACCCAATATGTCGGCCGCCACATGCTGGCGCGGGGCGCGGGCTCGATCATCAATATCGGCTCGCAGGCCGGCGCCATCGCGCTGCCGGGCGAGGGGATCTACTGCCTCGCCAAGGCAGCGGTGGCGCATATGACCAAATGTTTCGCCGTCGAATGGGGCGCGCGTAATGTCCGCGTCAATTGCGTGGCGCCGACCTTCATCGAGACCGACGGTACGGCGGACATGCTCTCCGACGTGGATTTCAGGGCCGACGTGATCGAGCGCATCGCGGCGCTGCACCGCATCGGCGAGCCGAAGGAAGTCGCCGGCGCCGTCGTCTTCCTCGCCTCCGACGCCGCCTCGCTGGTGACCGGCCAGACGCTGCTCGTCGATGGCGGCTGGACGGCGCGGTAG
- a CDS encoding GNAT family N-acetyltransferase, producing the protein MSFDAVARIRRFNRAVTSEVGALDHSFLGRGRPLGSARVLNAIGHGRGDVGEVRDYLRLDSGLMSRLLRGLEEEGLVETVASAADARRRIARLTAAGNREFQAYETISNERAEALIERHPQKEALLAAMDLVATALCRDRIAIEAVDPRGAAARGCLEQYYAELARRFEHGFEVSRSRDPEAADMIAPRGAFLIALSDGLPLGCVGLKGNGGAIGEVKRLWVAPSARGLGLARRLMQEAEAVARSLGMARLRLDTNRALPEARRLYETSGWTEIPRFNDDPYPDAFFEKRL; encoded by the coding sequence ATGTCATTCGACGCAGTCGCCCGCATCCGCCGCTTCAACCGTGCCGTCACCTCCGAGGTCGGCGCGCTCGATCATTCGTTTCTGGGACGAGGCCGGCCGCTCGGGTCGGCGCGGGTATTGAATGCAATCGGGCACGGGCGCGGCGATGTCGGGGAAGTGCGCGACTATCTTCGGCTCGATTCGGGCCTGATGAGCCGCCTGCTGCGCGGCCTTGAGGAGGAAGGCCTGGTCGAGACGGTGGCGAGCGCAGCCGATGCTCGGCGGCGGATCGCGCGGCTGACGGCGGCGGGAAATCGCGAATTCCAGGCCTACGAGACGATCTCGAATGAGCGCGCCGAGGCGTTGATCGAGCGCCATCCCCAGAAGGAGGCGTTGCTCGCGGCGATGGACCTCGTCGCGACGGCGCTCTGCCGCGACCGGATCGCCATCGAAGCGGTGGACCCGCGCGGCGCGGCGGCACGCGGGTGCCTCGAACAATATTATGCCGAACTCGCGCGCCGCTTCGAGCACGGCTTCGAGGTTTCACGATCCCGCGATCCGGAGGCGGCCGACATGATCGCCCCGCGCGGCGCCTTCCTGATCGCGCTCTCGGACGGCCTGCCGCTCGGCTGCGTCGGGCTGAAGGGAAATGGCGGCGCGATCGGCGAGGTGAAGCGCCTCTGGGTCGCGCCCTCGGCCCGCGGCCTCGGCCTCGCCCGCCGGCTGATGCAGGAGGCGGAAGCCGTGGCGCGCAGCCTCGGCATGGCGCGGCTGCGCCTCGATACCAATCGCGCGTTGCCGGAGGCGCGCCGGCTTTACGAGACGAGCGGCTGGACCGAAATCCCCCGCTTCAACGACGATCCCTATCCCGACGCCTTCTTCGAGAAGCGCCTCTGA
- a CDS encoding DUF2231 domain-containing protein, which produces MVPVQHIHPMLVHFPIVLIFLLAGFDLVATLLGYSVTGRTATGNVSVGLAVLAALAALATYYFGGLALDYAEAGGFSSDVAEVHESLGGMVAIALTVWAVIRAALWFKDVRLTRPVAFLFPLVAIAGAALVVVTASYGGRLVFDLGVNVAKAASGG; this is translated from the coding sequence ATGGTTCCCGTCCAGCATATCCACCCGATGCTCGTGCATTTCCCGATCGTGTTGATCTTCCTGCTTGCCGGCTTTGATCTCGTGGCGACCTTGCTCGGCTATAGCGTCACCGGCCGGACCGCGACCGGCAACGTCTCCGTGGGGCTCGCCGTCCTGGCGGCGCTCGCCGCATTGGCGACCTATTATTTCGGCGGCTTGGCGCTCGACTACGCCGAGGCCGGCGGCTTTTCCAGTGATGTGGCGGAAGTGCACGAGAGCCTCGGCGGCATGGTGGCGATCGCACTCACCGTTTGGGCCGTGATCCGCGCCGCTCTATGGTTCAAGGATGTCCGGCTCACGCGGCCTGTCGCCTTCCTCTTCCCGCTGGTTGCCATCGCCGGCGCGGCTCTGGTGGTTGTCACCGCGAGTTATGGCGGCCGCCTGGTGTTCGACCTCGGCGTCAACGTCGCTAAAGCCGCTTCGGGCGGCTAG
- a CDS encoding TIR domain-containing protein — protein sequence MYNLFISHSWAYSDSYDRLIFLLNNAQWFEYKNYSVPRSNPIHNAPSPARLREAIRAQMSPASVIVILAGVYSTYSTWINEEIDLAMNGFMARKPILAVEPFGSQRTSMVVKNAADRIVSWNTNSIVSGIRDLS from the coding sequence ATGTATAATCTGTTTATCAGCCATTCGTGGGCGTACTCAGACTCCTATGATCGGCTTATATTCTTATTAAACAATGCCCAATGGTTCGAATACAAAAATTACTCGGTTCCACGGAGCAACCCTATCCACAATGCGCCCAGTCCCGCTCGCTTACGAGAGGCGATTCGCGCGCAGATGAGCCCTGCCAGTGTCATAGTTATTTTGGCAGGCGTCTATTCAACTTATAGTACTTGGATCAATGAAGAAATTGACCTTGCAATGAATGGATTCATGGCAAGGAAACCTATTCTGGCTGTTGAACCGTTCGGTTCTCAGCGGACATCGATGGTCGTCAAGAACGCAGCTGACAGGATCGTATCCTGGAATACAAATAGTATTGTATCAGGTATACGCGACTTATCCTAA
- a CDS encoding caspase family protein, producing the protein MRKALVVGINDYDSIASLHGCVNDAYDIKAMLERHADGSVNFGVHILTSSTEHVTRSRLRDSIRELFDGDSDVAALYFAGHGYIDPTGGYICASDTMSGDDGIALSDIMTFAVKSKARNKFIILDSCHSGGIAQNAVVPNVSELSDGMTILTASTAEQYASEQNGSGVFTSLLVDALGGAAANLVGAVTPGGVYAHIDQSLGPWAQRPMFKTNVKSFVSLRQVQPPLELRDLRMIAGFFPASGFEFKLDPSYEPESHDPDPDKNAIFSVLQKFNRVNLLVPVGAPHMYHAAMESKSVRLTALGEHYRRLVEKGLL; encoded by the coding sequence ATGCGAAAAGCACTGGTCGTCGGGATAAATGATTATGATTCTATAGCATCTCTTCACGGATGCGTTAACGATGCCTATGATATTAAGGCCATGCTGGAGCGACACGCAGATGGATCCGTTAATTTTGGCGTCCACATTTTAACCAGCTCAACAGAACACGTAACTAGGTCCCGACTGAGAGATTCGATCAGAGAATTATTCGACGGCGATTCGGACGTCGCAGCACTTTACTTCGCTGGTCACGGTTATATTGATCCAACTGGCGGATATATTTGTGCGTCCGACACTATGTCCGGTGATGACGGTATAGCTCTTTCGGACATAATGACATTCGCTGTAAAATCTAAAGCTCGCAACAAGTTCATTATTCTTGATAGTTGCCATAGCGGCGGAATAGCACAGAACGCCGTAGTGCCGAATGTGTCTGAACTTTCTGATGGCATGACCATTCTAACGGCTTCGACTGCTGAACAGTACGCGTCTGAGCAGAACGGATCCGGCGTTTTTACTAGCCTTTTGGTAGATGCGCTCGGCGGCGCGGCCGCCAACCTCGTTGGAGCGGTAACACCAGGCGGGGTGTACGCCCACATAGATCAGTCGCTGGGCCCTTGGGCACAGAGACCTATGTTCAAGACAAATGTTAAGTCATTTGTTTCGTTAAGGCAAGTGCAGCCGCCGCTAGAATTAAGAGATCTACGAATGATTGCTGGCTTCTTTCCAGCTTCTGGATTTGAATTCAAACTCGACCCAAGCTACGAACCGGAAAGCCACGATCCCGACCCTGACAAGAATGCCATATTCTCTGTACTTCAGAAATTCAATCGAGTTAATCTTCTAGTTCCGGTCGGGGCCCCCCATATGTATCATGCTGCGATGGAGAGCAAGTCCGTAAGGTTAACGGCCCTCGGTGAACACTATCGTCGCTTGGTCGAAAAGGGTTTGCTATGA
- a CDS encoding toll/interleukin-1 receptor domain-containing protein, translating into MTTKIFISHQVMDSTLATRISSRLRLNHSIDSYLDVIDPGIKRGEDLAMHIQAEMGKCTHLLAVVSSSTRLSWWVPWEIGVATEKDYPLATYLSNVTEVPEYLRKWPYLVSDHDLDIYAIASKASTENLTESRKIASESVARIRSTRQFYAAIRGKLGQ; encoded by the coding sequence ATGACAACGAAGATATTTATCTCGCACCAAGTGATGGACTCGACTTTGGCGACCAGGATTTCATCACGTCTTCGACTTAATCATTCGATTGATTCCTACTTGGATGTCATTGATCCTGGCATAAAGCGCGGTGAAGACCTCGCTATGCACATACAGGCGGAAATGGGCAAGTGCACTCATCTTCTGGCTGTTGTATCAAGCAGCACACGGCTATCATGGTGGGTGCCCTGGGAAATCGGGGTCGCAACTGAAAAAGATTACCCACTAGCTACATACCTGAGTAATGTTACTGAAGTTCCAGAATATCTTCGTAAATGGCCGTATCTAGTCTCTGATCACGATTTGGACATTTACGCAATCGCATCTAAAGCAAGCACCGAGAACCTTACGGAAAGCCGAAAGATCGCTAGCGAGAGCGTGGCAAGGATCCGCTCGACGCGCCAATTCTATGCGGCGATCAGAGGGAAACTTGGACAGTGA
- the purD gene encoding phosphoribosylamine--glycine ligase — MNLLLIGSGGREHALAWKLAQSPRVGELFAAPGNPGIAHEACLAALDPYDFPNVIRFCRENAIDLVVVGPEAPLVAGLGDALRAEGIAVFGPSQAAAALEGSKGFTKDLCAEAGIPTAAYRRFDEASSARAYLREVGAPIVVKADGIAAGKGVVVAQTLDEALAAVDACFDGAFGEAGAEVVIEAVLVGEEASFFAICDGTTALPFGAAQDHKQVGDGDTGPNTGGMGAYSPAPRIDAAMQARIMDEIIRPTVTTLAERGTPFSGVLFAGLMLTQKGPELIEYNVRFGDPECQVLMLRLESDLVEILLAAAQGRLDSVEVEWSEEAALAVVLAAKGYPGDYQKGTPIDGIEAAEALPGVKVFQAGTASKGGQLVAHGGRVLNVAAVGATIAEAQARAYEGVDAIRWDDGFCRRDIGWRAVGR, encoded by the coding sequence CTGAACCTCCTCCTGATCGGCTCCGGCGGGCGCGAGCATGCGCTGGCCTGGAAGCTGGCCCAATCGCCGCGCGTCGGCGAATTGTTCGCCGCGCCCGGCAATCCCGGGATTGCGCATGAGGCGTGTCTGGCGGCGCTCGACCCTTATGACTTTCCCAATGTGATCCGCTTCTGTCGCGAGAACGCGATCGACCTGGTCGTCGTCGGGCCGGAGGCGCCGTTGGTGGCGGGGCTTGGCGATGCGCTGCGCGCCGAGGGGATCGCCGTGTTCGGGCCGAGCCAAGCGGCGGCGGCGCTCGAGGGGTCGAAAGGCTTCACCAAGGATCTCTGCGCCGAGGCCGGCATTCCGACCGCCGCCTATCGGCGCTTCGACGAGGCTTCCAGCGCGCGGGCCTATTTGCGCGAAGTCGGCGCGCCGATCGTGGTCAAGGCGGATGGCATCGCCGCCGGCAAGGGCGTCGTGGTGGCGCAGACGCTCGACGAAGCGCTGGCCGCCGTCGATGCCTGTTTCGACGGCGCCTTTGGCGAGGCCGGGGCGGAAGTGGTGATCGAGGCGGTGCTCGTCGGCGAGGAGGCGAGCTTTTTCGCCATCTGCGACGGCACGACGGCGCTCCCCTTCGGCGCGGCGCAGGACCACAAGCAGGTCGGCGATGGCGATACCGGACCGAATACCGGCGGCATGGGCGCCTATTCGCCGGCGCCGCGCATCGACGCGGCGATGCAGGCCCGCATCATGGACGAGATCATCCGCCCGACCGTGACGACGTTGGCCGAGCGCGGCACGCCGTTTTCCGGCGTGCTGTTCGCCGGGCTGATGCTCACGCAAAAGGGCCCGGAGCTGATCGAATATAATGTCCGCTTCGGCGATCCCGAATGCCAGGTGCTAATGCTGCGGCTTGAGAGCGATCTGGTCGAAATCCTGCTGGCGGCGGCGCAGGGGCGGTTGGATAGCGTCGAGGTCGAATGGAGCGAGGAAGCGGCGCTGGCCGTCGTCCTGGCCGCCAAGGGCTATCCGGGCGATTACCAGAAGGGCACGCCGATCGACGGCATTGAGGCGGCCGAGGCGCTGCCGGGCGTCAAGGTGTTCCAGGCCGGCACGGCATCGAAGGGCGGGCAATTGGTGGCGCATGGCGGGCGGGTGCTCAACGTCGCCGCGGTCGGCGCCACGATCGCCGAAGCGCAGGCCCGCGCCTATGAAGGTGTCGACGCGATCCGCTGGGACGATGGCTTCTGCCGCCGGGATATCGGCTGGCGGGCGGTCGGGCGGTAG